The following are from one region of the Spodoptera frugiperda isolate SF20-4 chromosome 20, AGI-APGP_CSIRO_Sfru_2.0, whole genome shotgun sequence genome:
- the LOC126911958 gene encoding uncharacterized protein LOC126911958, with product MPYDVGSSSYAGQSASQPAAFLDGTLVRGAIDSFRNGSAGGLDGLSPQHLKDLTCSSAGEAGESLLRELTALINLMLSGNVNESVIDVLYGANLCALRKRDGGIRPIAVGCTYRRIAAKICCAFYNESLASKFQPSQLGFGSKGAARLRYMPFLPL from the exons ATGCCTTATGATGTTGGAAGCAGCAGCTACGCCGGTCAGAGCGCCAGTCAACCTGCCGCATTCCTGGATGGGACTCTG GTTCGTGGGGCCATCGACTCCTTTCGAAATGGTTCTGCCGGCGGCCTCGACGGCTTGTCCCCTCAACATCTAAAGGACCTAACGTGTTCAAGCGCCGGGGAAGCTGGTGAGTCCCTTTTGAGGGAGTTGACGgccctaattaatttaatgctcTCCGGCAATGTGAACGAATCCGTCATCGACGTCTTGTACGGGGCTAATTTATGTGCCCTGCGGAAGAGGGATGGCGGTATTCGTCCCATTGCCGTAGGTTGCACCTATAGGCGTATCGCAGCCAAAATTTGCTGTGCATTTTACAATGAGTCGTTGGCCAGCAAATTCCAGCCCTCACAATTAGGCTTTGGTTCCAAAGGGGCTGCGAGGCTGCGGTACATGCCCTTTCTACCTTTATAA